ATTGCAATCATTTTGATATATAATGGTTCGTATATTAGACCCATattaagaggagagagggatatgaatGGTAATATGTCCTGAGCATACCGATGCAGTTCCTGGGTCCAGCGGAGAAGGGGATGTATGCGTAGGGATGTCGTCCTGTGCTGTTCTCTATCAGGAAACGCTCTGGCCGGAACTCCTCGGGATCCGGGAAGTATCGTGGATCGCGGTGCAGGGCGAAGGGAATGATCAGGGCATTCACTCCTTTAGGAATTTTAAAGCCATCTGCAATGGGAGGATATTAAGTATCAGTCATGGAATTAAATGTAATTCATTTCTAACTGTGGGCTCATTGTACTGACAGTTGCATTGAACATTATGTcaatattttctacctgcagtaAAAACACTGACTTGTATTAAGCAAGGATGTTGCTTGGTCACACAGTGGAATCAAAGCTCAGTCCTTTGGCAAAGAGTGACATACTCAGACTAACAGATGCTTGCCCACCCTGAGAAGGAAGACCGGATTACTAACACTGTGATTTGGCCACTGAGTCGACAAATCTGTATTTCCTCTAAAACTACAGTTATGCTTATATTCAGAGATAACAGGAAGTGCATATAATTTTCTAATTAGTCTAACAGTGAAATCCATCCATCTGCTTCCGCCTTGGTTTTACACTATCAGAAAATGCTTTTACTGCAATTTAattgttattttacctttattttactaggcaagtcagttaagaacaaattcttattttcaatgactgcctaggaacagtgtgttaactgcctgttcaggggcagaacgacagatttgtaccttgtcagctcagggattcgaacttgcaacctttcagttactagtccaacactaaccactaggctacccttccgcaAGTGGAGAGAATGGAGAACAGGCTGCCAGAGCTGACAAATACAAGTCCTGAGATGTGCTGTTTCAATGAGATGGAGATGACACCCGTGGATTCAAACAGTGAGGATCTTAGTCTGCTGCCATTTTACAGGTAAAGGTGCACTTTGGGACAATCTGCTGCCACCTACTGATGTGACAGTTGTCGCTTACGGTGCGTGCGAACATGGGCACGGCGGGGAAGAGGCGAAGGGTCTCCTTGATGACGCATTCAAGGTAACGTAACCTCTTCAGGTCATCGACGGTGACGGAACGGTTGGAGGAACCTGGGTGGGTAAAAGAGGGACATATGGATGGGATTTCATAATACAATGGTCACATGGGATGAGGAGAGAACAGGAATATGAATGTAAAGCagtagtgagacagagagatacgtGGCTATATGTAAAACAACTGTCACATGGGATGAGGAGAGAACAGGAATATGAATGAAAAGGAGTATATTTACCAAACACCACTTGGAGCTCCTCCTGGACCTTGGTCTGGACCTCAGGGTAGGATCCCAGTAGGTGAAGGGCCCAGTTCATAGAGGCTGCTGTGGTGTCATGGCCCTACGAACACACAATCATTCAGAAGAGCGCATTAGGGTTGTGTTGaacagtgtgccatttgggacataacccaTGTGCAGTTGTCTAATGTACATCAAGTCATTTCAAGTAAAAGAGGAACTATCCCACCTACAGTATGAAATGTTGTTCGATTGCAAAGGGCCTCAGTGGAGTCACATGCTAAATGTGTGAGCATATTGGTGTTGGGTTTCGTTACACTACCTCAAACATAAATGTGTCCACCTCCTCTTGGATATCACTATGGCTCAAGTAATTTCCCTCGTCATCAGTGGCTTTTAACAGCATGTCCAGGAAGGCAAGTCTTCTCCTTTTGATGCCATGGTCATTCTCCATGCATTCTCCATGCTTTCTGCTCTCTCCTTGATCACCTGGAGATTTACACAAACATTAATACCATACTTTTAGATTTCATGTTTGTTCAAAATAAATCTGTGCCAATAGCCATGCTAACAAGATGATTATTACAATATATAACAGATGATAGTCAGTCGACTGGAATCCTTTCTGacctgttacatttacatttaagtcatttagcagacgctcttatccagagcgacttatatatATTGTCATGTCCATTTTGTTAGCATGATCATTTTTGGCAGTCCAAACCACAAACACTTAGACATACAATAGGTTCCTTAAAGACCTCAGTAGATCTACTCACACTCTGAGTGAATGAATGGAGGATCCTCAGTCTATTGTCATGGTCCTTCCCCTCCCATAACAGACTGTAGATGAAGTCTGGCCAATACCAGGGAGCTCTCTGGCGACGTCCGATGATGTCACTCATTCTGTAAAGAAAGCTCAGTAAATCTAACAGAAACACCAAGGGGTGTAGACAGGGTGTAGACAGGGTGTAGACAGGGTGTAGACAGGGTGTAGACAGGGTATAAGACTATGTCATGATGGTTTATTAACATGTTAATACTTACTTGTACACACTGCGGACGTACTCAGACTCGCTGTTACTTTGTGCGTAGATGTTCTTTCCCATTGCCGTttctaaaacaaaaacaaacaataggAAACATTGTGTCACATCATTAGCATTTATTTACAAATGACTTTGATCAGATTTGGAGAGTTGATTTTTACAGGGCCATTCCAAAATCAGTCACTCACCACAAATAATGTCCAAAGCACAGAGTGTGATGTAGCTAAAACAGTTGAATGGATCTCCTCCAGCCTGCTTCTCCAGTTTCTGTGTTAAAACCTCAGCCTGCTCATTCATCACCTCCAGAAACTCAGCCAAGATGGAGAAATGGAATGTCGGGGTCAACATCTTCCTTCTGCCACGCCACTTATCCCCTGTGCTGATAgttaggacagagagaacatcacTTACCCCTGTGCTGttagaggcaggacagagagaacatcacTTACCCCTGTGCTGttagaggcaggacagagagaacatcacTTACCCCTGTGCTGttagaggcaggacagagagaacatcacTTACCCCTGTGCTGttagaggcaggacagagagaacatcacTTACCCCTGTGCATttagaggcaggacagagagaaaaaTCACTTACCCTTGTGCTGTTAGAGGCAGGACAGAGAATTACCTCGAGTatttcccaaatgacaccctattctttATACAGCCCAATTGTTTATACAGCCCAATTCTTTATACAGCCCTATTCTTTATACAGCCCAATTGTTCATACAGCCCAATTGTTCATACAGCCCAATTGTTCATACAGCCCAATTGTTCATACAGCCCAattggccctggttaaaagtagtgcactatggcctgctgagtggtgcagcggtctaaggcactgcatcgcagtgctagaggcaacactacagatccgggttcgatcccgggctgtgtcgcagccggccatgaCC
Above is a genomic segment from Oncorhynchus gorbuscha isolate QuinsamMale2020 ecotype Even-year linkage group LG23, OgorEven_v1.0, whole genome shotgun sequence containing:
- the LOC124011109 gene encoding LOW QUALITY PROTEIN: cytochrome P450 4V2 (The sequence of the model RefSeq protein was modified relative to this genomic sequence to represent the inferred CDS: inserted 1 base in 1 codon), with amino-acid sequence MVIMSGTYTLGIICLVLLIVLLACIMYHPLKKYFQDWNDLKPIPGVDGAYPIIGNALLFSTNAGDFFNQIIEGTKEFRHLPLLKVWVGPLPLVVLFHAETVEGILHSSKHIDKAYFYRFMQPWLGTGLLTSTGDKWRGRRKMLTPTFHFSILAEFLEVMNEQAEVLTQKLEKQAGGDPFNCFSYITLCALDIICETAMGKNIYAQSNSESEYVRSVYKMSDIIGRRQRAPWYWPDFIYSLLWEGKDHDNRLRILHSFTQSVIKERAESMENAXENDHGIKRRRLAFLDMLLKATDDEGNYLSHSDIQEEVDTFMFEGHDTTAASMNWALHLLGSYPEVQTKVQEELQVVFGSSNRSVTVDDLKRLRYLECVIKETLRLFPAVPMFARTVSDNCHINGFKIPKGVNALIIPFALHRDPRYFPDPEEFRPERFLIENSTGRHPYAYIPFSAGPRNCIGQRFAMMEEKVVLSSVLRHFSVRACQSREELRPLGDLILRPEKGIWITLEKRQC